A region of the Candidatus Bathyarchaeota archaeon genome:
ATCTTCGTATACGAGAAGGACGTGCTCGAAAAGTTGAAGGGGGCCCTCTCCAAGGGTAACGAATGGGCCCATAAGGCATCCATGATAGTGGCCGTCCTATCCAGGGAGGACTACGACTGCATCATAGGCTCGAGGAGATACTACCTCTTCGACACGGGCATGGCCTCAGCCTTCCTCATCCTCCGCGCTACGGAGCTGGGCCTCGTAGCCCATCCCATAGCAGGCTACGAACCCGAGAAGGTTAGATCCATACTCGGCATCCCCGGGGACGTCGAGGTGGTAACCCTCATAATCGTGGGGAGGCGTAGGGGCGAGGTCGATCCAATCCTGACCCCGTGGCAGAGGGAGAGCGAGCTCAGGAGGCCGCCGAGGAAAAACCTGGACGA
Encoded here:
- a CDS encoding nitroreductase family protein, producing the protein MELHEVIEARRAYRSLDPAAVDEGLIRDLAYHASLAPSCYNKQPWRFIFVYEKDVLEKLKGALSKGNEWAHKASMIVAVLSREDYDCIIGSRRYYLFDTGMASAFLILRATELGLVAHPIAGYEPEKVRSILGIPGDVEVVTLIIVGRRRGEVDPILTPWQRESELRRPPRKNLDEFISLNRYSLQG